A window of Trichoderma atroviride chromosome 3, complete sequence contains these coding sequences:
- a CDS encoding uncharacterized protein (EggNog:ENOG41~TransMembrane:12 (i69-99o111-130i142-160o166-189i201-223o229-250i274-295o301-318i339-358o364-387i399-420o432-451i)), producing the protein MNHSQAPTHTDKHHDKEHLFLASEPESNDNGQSAMTSETEKGNDESRIESQDQQPADVASPPPPPNGGYGWIVTIAVCIINAHTWGISSSYGVFLAYYIENNTFNGATTLQYAFIGSLSMGCAMGISPFVTIAVKKFGTKQVMLFGVVIETGSWIAASFASKVWHIFLTQGVLFGLGIGVLFTATVGIIPQWFTTHRSLANGIAAAGSGLGGLIYSFAAGAMIQNLGLAWTFRILGILAFVVNIICTLLVKDRNKIVGSTHLAFKGSLLLRPEFLLFVAFGWFSIFGYSVVIYSLSNYANVIGLQSSQAALISAFFNLGQSIGRPLMGYFSDRTGRMNMAAFTSLLGGIFALAIWINTKVYGVLIFYSIICGMVGGTFWTVVGPVAAEIVGLADVPSALNIMWLGIVLPCTFSEPIALQIVTGTGSYLGTQLWTGLTYIAAAICMVILRGWKIGEIDELSKINHGKAEDFDPYSTNNEDESVERGRKAGRQRMLVEFYKPRVV; encoded by the coding sequence ATGAACCACAGTCAAGCACCTACACATACCGACAAACATCATGACAAGGAGCATCTTTTCTTGGCTTCCGAGCCAGAATCAAACGACAATGGCCAAAGTGCCATGACAAGCGAGACAGAGAAAGGAAACGATGAATCTAGGATCGAGAGCCAAGACCAGCAACCGGCCGATGTCGCATCGCCCCCACCGCCGCCGAATGGAGGATATGGATGGATTGTTACCATTGCTGTTTGCATCATCAACGCTCACACATGGGGAATAAGTTCTAGCTACGGCGTGTTCCTGGCTTATTATATAGAAAACAACACTTTCAACGGAGCCACCACCCTCCAGTATGCCTTTATCGGATCTCTTAGCATGGGCTGCGCCATGGGCATCTCTCCATTCGTAACCATAGCCGTCAAAAAGTTTGGTACAAAACAAGTAATGCTGTTTggcgtcgtcatcgaaaCGGGTAGTTGGATTGCAGCGAGCTTTGCCTCCAAGGTGTGGCACATCTTCCTCACTCAGGGCGTCCTCTTTGGCCTCGGCATAGGCGTCTTGTTTACAGCCACAGTCGGCATCATCCCCCAATGGTTTACGACGCATCGTTCCTTGGCGAATGGCATAGCAGCCGCTGGCTCAGGCCTGGGTGGTCTCATCTACTCGTTTGCTGCCGGCGCCATGATCCAAAACTTGGGACTTGCTTGGACATTTAGAATACTGGGAATCCTCGCTTTTGTCGTCAACATCATCTGTACCCTCTTAGTTAAAGACCGCAACAAGATAGTTGGGTCGACCCATCTAGCTTTCAAGGGGTCGCTTCTGTTGAGGCCCGAGTTCCTGCTATTCGTCGCATTCGGCTGGTTCAGCATCTTTGGTTACTCTGTCGTCATCTACAGTCTCTCCAACTACGCAAACGTAATTGGCCTTCAGTCTTCTCAAGCAGCGCTCATCAGCGCCTTCTTCAACCTGGGTCAAAGCATTGGTCGGCCTTTGATGGGGTACTTTAGCGATCGAACCGGACGAATGAACATGGCTGCTTTTACTAGTTTGCTAGGCGGAATTTTTGCGTTGGCGATCTGGATCAACACCAAAGTATACGGCGTGCTCATTTTCTACTCCATCATCTGCGGCATGGTCGGCGGCACATTCTGGACCGTTGTTGGACCAGTGGCAGCCGAAATCGTTGGGTTGGCGGATGTGCCGTCTGCTCTCAACATTATGTGGCTGGGAATTGTACTCCCCTGCACATTCAGCGAACCAATTGCTTTACAGATTGTCACTGGGACGGGAAGTTATCTGGGAACCCAGCTATGGACTGGGCTGACgtatattgctgctgccataTGCATGGTCATACTTCGCGGGTGGAAGATTGGCGAAATCGACGAGCTGTCCAAGATCAATCATGGAAAAGCAGAGGACTTTGATCCGTATTCGACGAATAATGAAGACGAATCTGTTGAGCGAGGCAGAAAAGCTGGACGTCAGCGGATGCTGGTTGAATTTTATAAGCCGAGGGTGGTCTGA